Below is a window of Humulus lupulus chromosome 9, drHumLupu1.1, whole genome shotgun sequence DNA.
tctttttaaaaagtttttttatatgaatttttggttcaatgatttaaagtaaaagtttagattTCCGCACGTTTTGGTCTTGTATATTTTGAGGGTCGTTACATTGGGCCCATtataaaatgtaaagtttaaattcctctgttgtgggtgattccacttgtgaaggcccgtTTACTTTGTTTGACTAGAGTGggcttaatcaattaataataattaataaaataaaagtttaaattcctattttttggaccttgtatggaagtttgggggccttagtagtgggaacgatatactagactcagccctcctccatacaagcccagttgttaaggcccatttgcctgagttggacttaattgtatagattcattaatatagttaaacctaaatattgattagccacaaattaattctaatttaattgaatttgtttaaatgtgacactttagaattaatagaaaattatggGACAttggtttaaaaaaattaattttacaaattttttggagaaccatagtcattaattttcgaaaattaataataaaaatactctttttaatttaataatgcgcttattttaagaattatattttatCTTAATAGCTACTTCTAGGCGACTAAGTGCTCTCTGGTTTCTCCATGGCGAGACGCAAGAAAAGCAACCCAAAGCCCGCTACACAATCGACGGTGGCTGTAACTCCAGTGGTCCGTGCGGCTGGAGGTCAGCAATCTGATGTCGAGGAAGCTATTCCGGAAGAGATAGAGGATGTTTTCATTGACTCGATGTTAGAGTTTCCTGAATCTGGTTTTCATGGTCCTTTTGACGTTGAAGGAACACCTGGAGGCAGTAGAACAGTAGGCGATGCAGATGAGGAATTGACTGAAAATGCAGGTAAATTTCAAAGCCAACCTAGGGATAAATGGTCTCAGTTCAGAGCATTGCTTCCTAATCAAAGTGGGGCAAGACTCAGTTTCGAGGAGCCAATTGTTCAAGAGGGCCAACGAATTGCTCAAGTTGATGTGGATGAGGTCCAATCTGAAAGTTCATTCTGGAATGCTGCGGTGGTTTGTCAGGTTCTTGGGGTAATCCACCGTTTGGTGTTTTTGAAGGGTTTATCAAAAGAATTTGGGGCAAGCTTGGCATTGAGAGAATTGCTAGATTGAATAATGGGTTCACATTGGTTAATTTTCGAGATGAAATCACTAGAAATCTGTTTTTGGAAGCTGGAGTGCTACATTTTGACCGGAAACCAGTTATAGTGAAGCCTTGGACtactgattttgatactttgAAGGCAGTGAAGTCAGTTCCTGTTTGGGTTAGATTGCTAGGTCTTGGGCTGCAATATTGGGGCACTAAGTGCTTGAGTGCGATTATGAGTACGATTGGGGTGCCGATCTTGGTAGATAAAGTAACGAAAGACAGATCTATGATGCAATTTGCTAGAGTTTTGGTGGAAATTGAACTATTGGAGGACCTCCCTAAATCGGTTCAATTTCTAAATGAGAAAGGGCAGTTAATAGAGCAATTTCTGGAGTTTGAGTGGCTTCCTACCCAATGTAGGGGCTGTAAAGTTTATGGTCACATTGAAAGAATGTGTAACAAGAAACCAGCGGAAGTTTGGAGGGAAAAAACCAGAGTTAGGGAGGAGGAGGACAGGCAAGTCCCTATGAATCTGTCGAAAGTTGCAGAGACCACTGTGACAGTGCTTACTGCTACTGGGATTGCTGGTGCAGGAATTGCGAATGAGGTTTCTGAGACCCCATCTGGGAGTAAACTGGAAGTGGACAAGCCTATGGAGAACTCAAAATCTGTCCCGGATCTGCCTGTTGTAAACCAGCCAGTTGAAGGAGGCAGTTCGGACTGGGTTACCCCGAAACGAATTGGTGGGAATAAGAAGGCTATTCATAGGGCCAAGAACACTTTGAAGAATTCCTATAGTGCTTTGCAAGATAAGGTTGTGGAGGTGGAAAATTTGGGATTAACATCAACAAGTTTGTTACATGGAGAATCACAACATTCTTAGTTGGAATGTTAGAGGTATTAATAAGGGGGAGAAGCAGAAATTTCTGAGCTCCTTTTGTTTTGTTAATAAAATTGGTTTAGGTGCCTTATTGGAGACCAAACTTCGGGGTGATAAGATTAAGAAGATGATGCATTCTTTTTTCAGTGGTTGGGAATTTTTTTATGGTTCAACTTCTGAAGGCAGATTATTGCTTATTTGGCACCAAAATTTGGTGTCTGTTGATGTTTTGAAAGAAACAGACCAATTACTTCATGTTTTTTTCAGGAGTATGAAATCTAATAAATCGTTTTGTGTGACATTTGTTTATGGTAGAAATTCAATTGAGGAAAGAGTGGCCCTGTGGAGAGATTTGTCTAATCTGAGTTTTCCAGTTGCTGCCTGGCTTCTAACTGGAGACTTTAATGCTACTTTTGAGAGTGCAGACAGAGTGGGTGGTCGTGCGATATCTTCCCTTGAGTTAGCTGATGCTCAAAATTGGAGGGCCTTGGGTTTAGTTGACGAGTTGCGTGCTAGAGGATCTCATTTTACTTGGATGAATAAACAGATGAATGAAGGCAGAATTTTCTCAAGATTGGATAGAGTTTTCAAGAATGAAGATTGGTTGGACATTTTCCCTCATTCTGAGGCTGTCTTTAACTGGGAGCTTCACTCTGACCATTGCTACTGTATTATTAAACCAGATTTTGCTGTTAACTGTGGTGTTAAGCTTTTCAGGTTCTTCAATATGTGGACTAAACACGATCAGTTTAAATCTACTGTGATGCAGAGCTGGTGTAGGCCTATGCGAGGGACTGGTCTAGTTCGCCTATGTAATAAACTGAGCAGACTTCAGTTGGTGCTTCAGCGGTTTAACAGGCTTATAATAGGTGATGTTGCCCAGAATTTTTCAGTGGCTAAAGAGAAGTATCAAGTTGCCCAGTTTTCTCTGCAGGGTGATCCTCATTCGCTAAGGCTCCAAGGAATCGAAGCTGATGCTGGTGAATCGCTAGCTTACCATGCAAAAATTTATGAGAGTTTCCTGAGACAGAAAAGCAAAGTGGACTGGTTGCGGTTTGGGGACGACAACACGACTTATTTTCACGCTTGTTTAAAGCAAAGGAGAGCCTCTAATTGCATCACTTCTGTTGTTAATGAATCTGGTTAGAGTATTGAGAATTTTGATGCTGTAGTTGATCATTTTGTGAATCATTTCAAGAAAATTATGGGAAGCAAGAGCATGGCCTCTAGTACTATTCAGAAGTCCTATTTTGAGCTTGGTTACCAACTGACCTTGGATCAGCAAGTTAACTTAGTTAAGCCATTTTCTACTAAGGAAGTTAAAGAAGCTTTTTTCGGCATTAACTGGATTAAAAGTCCGGGGCCGGATGGGTTTGGCTCGGGCTTTTTTAAAGCAC
It encodes the following:
- the LOC133799886 gene encoding uncharacterized protein LOC133799886, with amino-acid sequence MARRKKSNPKPATQSTVAVTPVVRAAGGQQSDVEEAIPEEIEDVFIDSMLEFPESGFHGPFDVEGTPGGSRTVGDADEELTENAGSWGNPPFGVFEGFIKRIWGKLGIERIARLNNGFTLVNFRDEITRNLFLEAGVLHFDRKPVIVKPWTTDFDTLKAVKSVPVWVRLLGLGLQYWGTKCLSAIMSTIGVPILVDKVTKDRSMMQFARVLVEIELLEDLPKSVQFLNEKGQLIEQFLEFEWLPTQCRGCKVYGHIERMCNKKPAEVWREKTRVREEEDRQVPMNLSKVAETTVTVLTATGIAGAGIANEVSETPSGSKLEVDKPMENSKSVPDLPVVNQPVEGGSSDWVTPKRIGGNKKAIHRAKNTLKNSYSALQDKVVEVENLGLTSTSALLETKLRGDKIKKMMHSFFSGWEFFYGSTSEGRLLLIWHQNLVSVDVLKETDQLLHVFFRSMKSNKSFCVTFVYGRNSIEERVALWRDLSNLSFPVAAWLLTGDFNATFESADRVGGRAISSLELADAQNWRALGLVDELRARGSHFTWMNKQMNEGRIFSRLDRVFKNEDWLDIFPHSEAVFNWELHSDHCYCIIKPDFAVNCGVKLFRFFNMWTKHDQFKSTVMQSWCRPMRGTGLVRLCNKLSRLQLVLQRFNRLIIGDVAQNFSVAKEKYQVAQFSLQGDPHSLRLQGIEADAGESLAYHAKIYESFLRQKSKSIENFDAVVDHFVNHFKKIMGSKSMASSTIQKSYFELGYQLTLDQQVNLVKPFSTKEVKEAFFGINWIKSPGPDGFGSGFFKALWSELEAEISAAVLDFFEFGVLPEEINKATISLIPKIETPSRAADYRPIACCNSIYKCISKMLCNRLASDIIKGYKRKSISPRCVLKIDLSKAYDMLDWNFLEDILTEFRFPAKFIKWVMACLKDPIYLILMNGKVQGEFRGWKGLRQEDPISPLLFVLAMEYCTRLFQQASMNKGYRFHPKCKHLKIVNLCFADDLVIFCKGVHNSVQIIKESFSNFCCASGLTANKDKSQVYFGGVAEEEAQKLLEALQFTEGHFPLKYLGGSSSNNKMEGW